The Lonsdalea populi genome window below encodes:
- the guaA gene encoding glutamine-hydrolyzing GMP synthase has protein sequence MTENIHQHRILILDFGSQYTQLVARRVRELGVYCELWAWDVTEAQIREFNPNGIILSGGPESTTEFNSPRAPEYVFQAGVPVLGVCYGMQTMAMQLGGKVEGSNQREFGYAQVEVKSASALVRDIQDAVSVAGEPLLDVWMSHGDKVTAIPRDFVTVASTDTCPFAIMANEEKRFYGVQFHPEVTHTRQGQRMLERFVLEICRCEALWTPAKIIDDAVSRIRQQVGEDKVILGLSGGVDSSVTAMLLHRAIGDRLTCVFVDNGLLRLNEADQVLEMFGDHFGLNIVHVPAEERFLSALAGIDEPEAKRKIIGRVFVEVFDEEASKLTEVKWLAQGTIYPDVIESAASATGKAHVIKSHHNVGGLPKEMKLGLVEPLKELFKDEVRRIGLELGLPHDMLFRHPFPGPGLGVRVLGEVKKEYCDLLRRADAIFIEELHKADLYQKVSQAFTVFLPVRSVGVMGDGRKYDWVVSLRAVETVDFMTAHWAHLPYEFLGRVSNRIINEVDGISRVVYDVSGKPPATIEWE, from the coding sequence ATGACAGAAAATATTCATCAACACCGCATTCTTATTCTGGATTTCGGTTCGCAATATACGCAACTCGTCGCGCGCCGTGTGCGTGAGCTGGGCGTGTACTGTGAACTTTGGGCATGGGATGTTACCGAAGCGCAGATTCGCGAATTCAATCCAAACGGCATTATTCTCTCCGGCGGCCCGGAAAGCACTACCGAGTTCAACAGCCCGAGAGCGCCTGAATATGTGTTCCAGGCGGGTGTTCCGGTGTTGGGCGTCTGCTACGGCATGCAGACCATGGCAATGCAGCTAGGCGGAAAAGTTGAAGGCTCTAATCAGCGGGAGTTCGGCTATGCGCAGGTGGAAGTGAAATCCGCCAGCGCGCTGGTGCGGGACATTCAGGATGCCGTCAGTGTTGCGGGCGAACCGTTGCTGGACGTGTGGATGAGCCACGGCGACAAGGTGACCGCGATCCCCCGGGATTTTGTGACCGTAGCCAGTACCGATACCTGTCCGTTTGCCATTATGGCGAATGAAGAAAAACGTTTTTACGGCGTACAGTTCCACCCCGAAGTAACCCACACTCGCCAGGGCCAGCGCATGCTGGAGCGTTTTGTCCTCGAGATCTGCCGTTGCGAAGCGCTGTGGACGCCGGCGAAAATCATCGACGATGCCGTCTCCCGCATCCGCCAGCAGGTGGGTGAAGATAAAGTGATCCTCGGCCTGTCCGGCGGCGTCGACTCCTCTGTGACGGCGATGCTGCTGCACCGCGCCATCGGCGACCGTTTGACCTGTGTCTTCGTGGACAACGGTTTGTTGCGGCTGAACGAAGCGGATCAGGTGCTGGAAATGTTCGGCGACCATTTCGGTCTGAACATTGTTCATGTCCCGGCTGAAGAGCGATTCCTGAGCGCGCTGGCGGGTATTGATGAGCCGGAAGCCAAGCGTAAAATCATTGGCCGTGTGTTTGTGGAAGTTTTCGATGAGGAAGCGAGCAAACTGACTGAGGTAAAATGGCTGGCTCAGGGCACCATTTATCCGGATGTTATCGAATCCGCAGCGTCTGCCACCGGCAAAGCGCACGTCATTAAATCGCACCATAACGTGGGCGGCCTGCCGAAAGAGATGAAGCTGGGCCTTGTTGAGCCGCTGAAAGAGCTGTTCAAAGACGAAGTGCGTAGAATCGGTCTGGAACTGGGCTTACCGCACGACATGCTGTTCCGCCACCCGTTCCCGGGACCGGGTCTGGGCGTGCGTGTACTGGGCGAAGTGAAAAAAGAGTACTGCGATCTGCTGCGCCGCGCCGATGCCATCTTTATCGAAGAACTGCACAAAGCCGACCTGTATCAGAAGGTTAGCCAGGCATTTACCGTGTTCCTGCCGGTGCGCTCCGTAGGCGTGATGGGTGACGGCCGTAAGTACGACTGGGTCGTCTCTCTGCGTGCGGTGGAAACCGTGGACTTCATGACTGCACATTGGGCGCACCTGCCGTATGAATTTCTCGGCCGTGTCTCCAACCGCATCATCAACGAAGTGGACGGCATCTCCCGCGTGGTGTACGACGTCTCCGGCAAGCCGCCGGCGACGATTGAGTGGGAATGA